One Helianthus annuus cultivar XRQ/B chromosome 12, HanXRQr2.0-SUNRISE, whole genome shotgun sequence genomic region harbors:
- the LOC110893844 gene encoding equilibrative nucleotide transporter 8: MESLKSDPNHIKPKDTYKMAYIIHFLLGAGNLLPWNAFITAIDYFGHLYPDKHVEKVFSVAYMSSSLLSLIVMISWSNFGRLVSFKVRMNVGFTMFVLSLMVTPTIDWACWHKKTTSAFYAVVASVVVCGLADGLIGGSLVGSAGKLPKEYMQAVFAGTASSGILVSLLRIITKASLPQDPQGLKKSAHLYFLVSTLILLVCMVCCTFLYKLPVMEQHYKLLQHNGPISTNKFWNVARMIQWPALGIFIIYTVTLSIFPGFLAENIESKLLKDWYAIVLIAIYNTADFAGKCFTAIYVLKSMSKATWGCLGRLLLYPLFTACLHGPKWLKSEVFVVFLTVILGFTNGYLTSVVMILAPKSVPPSEAEMAAVVMALFLGLGLVSGSVLGWFWII; encoded by the exons ATGGAGAGTTTGAAGAGTGACCCGAATCATATTAAGCCGAAAGACACCTACAAAATGGCTTATATAATTCATTTCTTACTTGGTGCAGGAAACTTGCTTCCATGGAATGCTTTCATAACCGCTATTGACTACTTCGGCCATCTTTATCCGGATAAACATGTGGAGAAAGTGTTTTCGGTTGCTTATATGAGTTCTTCGCTTTTAAGTTTGATTGTTATGATAAGTTGGAGTAATTTCGGCAGATTAGTCAGCTTCAAAGTGAGGATGAACGTTGGATTTACGATGTTTGTTTTGTCGCTCATGGTAACTCCGACTATTGACTGGGCTTGTTGGCATAAAAAGACAACCTCGGCGTTTTATGCAGTGGTTGCATCGGTTGTGGTCTGTGGTTTAGCGGATGGCTTGATTGGCGGGAGCCTTGTGGGGTCCGCTGGAAAATTGCCAAAAGAGTACATGCAGGCCGTTTTTGCAGGGACTGCTTCATCAG gaattttggTCTCTTTATTGCGAATTATTACAAAAGCCTCACTCCCACAAGATCCACAAGGGCTCAAGAAAAGCGCACACTTATATTTCCTCGTTAGCACGCTCATCTTACTCGTCTGCATGGTTTGTTGTACCTTTCTATACAAGTTACCGGTCATGGAACAACACTATAAACTACTCCAACATAACGGTCCGATATCAACGAATAAATTCTGGAACGTCGCAAGAATGATCCAATGGCCCGCTCTAGGAATCTTCATCATATACACCGTAACTCTATCAATTTTTCCGGGATTTTTAGCAGAAAACATTGAGTCAAAACTCCTCAAAGACTGGTACGCGATAGTGTTAATCGCCATATACAATACCGCGGATTTCGCTGGGAAATGTTTTACGGCGATTTATGTTTTAAAGAGTATGTCGAAAGCGACATGGGGTTGTTTGGGGAGACTGTTGTTGTATCCACTCTTCACAGCCTGCTTACATGGGCCTAAGTGGCTGAAAAGTGAGGTTTTTGTGGTGTTTTTAACGGTTATTTTGGGGTTTACTAATGGGTATTTGACGAGTGTCGTTATGATACTGGCGCCTAAATCGGTCCCACCTTCGGAGGCCGAAATGGCTGCTGTGGTGATGGCTTTGTTTTTAGGACTCGGGTTAGTTTCGGGCTCGGTTCTTGGCTGGTTTTGGATCATTTGA